A genomic segment from Desulfovibrio legallii encodes:
- a CDS encoding major capsid protein, which translates to MADSLGFVVSLAEMEQFYRGEKAGQIIELMNKTNDIVDDVLWMEANQSDGHLTRIRTGLPEVYWRRLYQGTPPSKSQWSQVKEGCGILEAIMELDVEELRLYGGRDRAFRMSEGIAFAEAMRQKVATTLFYGNSNVNPDEFNGLAMRYPAQDANNVLDAAGRDAAGCTSLWLVAWGAQSVHGIYPKGSAGGLSHEDLRTYMAQDPDGRKYQVVGDKYNWRCGLAVRDWRGVARIANIPVAALSKRKGQTGFVDLQKLTIEAKNRMPQHLRQKAVWYANADVLTALELQNSDAGNVQLQYGEFFDAKAVPVLHGRPVRQCDAVLSTEEPV; encoded by the coding sequence ATGGCCGATTCCCTGGGTTTTGTGGTTTCTCTGGCGGAAATGGAGCAGTTCTACCGCGGCGAAAAAGCCGGGCAGATCATTGAGCTCATGAACAAAACTAACGACATCGTGGACGACGTGCTCTGGATGGAGGCCAACCAGAGCGACGGCCACCTCACCCGCATCCGCACCGGCCTGCCGGAGGTCTACTGGCGGCGTCTCTATCAGGGCACGCCGCCCAGCAAATCCCAGTGGAGCCAGGTCAAGGAAGGCTGCGGCATCCTGGAGGCCATTATGGAGCTGGACGTGGAGGAGCTGCGCCTCTACGGCGGCCGCGACCGGGCCTTTCGCATGAGCGAGGGCATCGCCTTTGCCGAGGCCATGCGCCAAAAGGTGGCGACCACCCTTTTTTACGGCAACAGCAACGTCAATCCCGATGAATTCAACGGCCTGGCCATGCGCTACCCGGCCCAGGACGCCAACAACGTGCTGGACGCGGCCGGGCGCGACGCCGCCGGCTGCACCTCCCTCTGGCTGGTGGCCTGGGGCGCGCAGTCCGTGCACGGCATCTATCCCAAGGGCAGCGCCGGCGGCCTTTCCCACGAGGATCTCAGAACCTACATGGCTCAGGATCCGGACGGCCGCAAATACCAGGTGGTGGGCGATAAGTACAACTGGCGCTGCGGCCTGGCCGTGCGCGACTGGCGCGGCGTGGCGCGCATCGCCAACATCCCCGTGGCGGCCCTTTCCAAGCGCAAGGGGCAGACCGGCTTTGTGGATCTGCAGAAGCTGACCATTGAGGCCAAGAACCGCATGCCCCAGCACCTGCGCCAGAAGGCCGTGTGGTACGCCAACGCCGACGTGCTCACGGCCCTGGAGCTGCAGAATTCCGACGCGGGCAACGTGCAGCTGCAGTACGGCGAATTTTTCGACGCCAAGGCCGTGCCCGTGCTCCACGGGCGGCCCGTGCGCCAGTGCGACGCCGTGCTTTCCACCGAAGAGCCCGTCTAG
- a CDS encoding Bbp19 family protein produces MDDPFAPYEQADQEHRAAQRRARFAQAALNAALTDLMARPQGRLLLRWLLEECRCFSALNLEDAPPGADALRLGFTEGRRYVGARLLRLLRQTGPEHLPRLLNPQEDETYEPDPHEPDRS; encoded by the coding sequence ATGGACGATCCTTTTGCCCCATACGAACAGGCCGACCAGGAGCACCGCGCCGCCCAACGCCGCGCCCGCTTTGCGCAGGCCGCCCTCAACGCCGCGCTGACGGACCTCATGGCCCGGCCCCAAGGTCGCCTGCTGCTGCGCTGGCTGCTGGAGGAATGCCGCTGCTTCAGCGCCCTGAACCTGGAGGACGCCCCGCCCGGCGCGGACGCCCTGCGCCTCGGCTTTACCGAGGGCCGCCGCTATGTGGGCGCGCGCCTGTTGCGCCTGCTCCGGCAGACCGGCCCGGAACACCTGCCCCGCTTGCTCAACCCACAGGAGGACGAAACGTATGAGCCAGATCCCCATGAACCAGACCGATCCTGA
- a CDS encoding portal protein, with protein sequence MRPLDPKASRECGAAPHADLQALARRHQALLRRRAPWDAAWQSLADHFLPTRCRLRSQADAAEQGPLLNRRLVDATGVLAMRTLAAGLQGGLTSPARPWFRLSLDDADLARRRPVQAWLDEVAARMRAVFHRSNFYNAMHTIYGELGAFGTAFVFELADVRRGFRFLPLCAGEYALDCDADRRVDTVFRRTAMTLRQLVQTFGAEALPESLRRQARQQPEARHNVVQAVYPRTDRNPARLAARHMPVASVYWLEGREGQGRPLRESGFRAFPGFGPRWDVAGNDVYGRSPAMDALPDCRMLQQMGVTTLKAIHKAVDPPMSVAAGLRSVGLDLTPGGINYVESAPGQSPQAATPLLQVNPDLATARKAMEAVQNQIRSGLYNDLFKLILEGRSGVTASEIAAREEEKLVLIGPVLERLHDELFIPLMDRTFLCMAELDMLPPCPPELTGRRLKVEFVSLLAQAQKLVGVSATDQYLALTLKTSAAWPEALDALNVDHLLDSYADSLGLPVSLSRPLEERQQLRSARAEAARVQNLAQTLRQGVEMLQQLGKTPLTGPQGEQGTALDGLAELLRGRDNAAAPPGGRPPARRAPETPAARGDAEAR encoded by the coding sequence ATGCGTCCCTTGGACCCTAAGGCATCTAGGGAATGCGGGGCCGCGCCGCACGCCGACCTCCAGGCCCTGGCCCGGCGGCATCAGGCCCTGCTGCGCCGCCGCGCCCCCTGGGATGCGGCCTGGCAAAGCCTGGCGGACCACTTTCTGCCCACCCGCTGCCGCCTGCGGTCCCAGGCGGACGCGGCGGAACAAGGCCCGCTGCTCAACCGGCGGCTGGTGGACGCCACGGGCGTGCTGGCCATGCGCACCCTTGCGGCCGGGCTGCAGGGCGGGCTCACCAGCCCGGCCCGGCCCTGGTTCCGCCTCAGCCTGGACGACGCGGACCTGGCCCGCCGCCGTCCGGTGCAGGCCTGGCTGGACGAAGTGGCCGCGCGCATGCGCGCGGTGTTCCACCGCTCCAACTTCTACAACGCCATGCACACGATCTACGGCGAGCTCGGCGCCTTCGGCACGGCCTTTGTGTTTGAGCTGGCCGACGTCCGCCGGGGCTTCCGCTTCCTGCCCCTCTGCGCCGGGGAATACGCCCTGGACTGCGACGCGGACCGGCGCGTGGACACGGTCTTTCGCCGCACGGCCATGACCCTGCGTCAGCTGGTCCAGACCTTCGGGGCGGAGGCCCTGCCCGAAAGTCTGCGTCGCCAGGCCCGGCAACAGCCGGAAGCGCGGCACAACGTCGTCCAGGCCGTGTACCCGCGCACGGACCGCAACCCCGCGCGGCTTGCGGCCCGGCACATGCCCGTGGCCTCGGTGTACTGGCTGGAGGGGCGCGAAGGCCAGGGGCGGCCCCTGCGCGAATCAGGCTTCCGGGCGTTTCCCGGCTTCGGGCCGCGCTGGGACGTGGCCGGCAACGACGTTTACGGCCGTTCCCCGGCCATGGACGCGCTGCCCGACTGCCGCATGCTCCAGCAGATGGGCGTCACCACCCTCAAAGCCATCCACAAGGCTGTGGACCCGCCCATGAGCGTGGCCGCGGGGCTGCGCTCCGTGGGCCTGGATCTGACCCCTGGCGGCATCAACTATGTGGAGAGCGCTCCGGGCCAGAGCCCCCAGGCGGCCACGCCGCTCCTGCAGGTCAATCCGGACCTGGCCACGGCCCGCAAAGCCATGGAAGCCGTGCAGAACCAGATCCGCTCCGGGCTCTACAACGACCTCTTCAAACTCATCCTGGAGGGGCGCAGCGGGGTCACGGCCAGCGAGATAGCCGCGCGGGAGGAAGAAAAGCTGGTGCTTATCGGCCCCGTGCTGGAGCGCCTGCACGACGAGCTGTTCATCCCGCTCATGGACCGCACCTTCCTGTGCATGGCCGAGCTGGACATGCTGCCGCCCTGCCCGCCGGAGCTTACGGGCCGCCGCCTCAAGGTGGAGTTCGTCTCCCTGCTGGCCCAGGCGCAGAAGCTGGTGGGCGTGAGCGCCACGGATCAATACCTGGCCCTGACCCTCAAGACCTCCGCCGCCTGGCCCGAAGCCCTGGACGCCCTTAACGTGGACCATCTGCTGGACAGTTATGCCGACAGCCTGGGCCTGCCCGTGAGCCTGAGCCGCCCCCTGGAGGAACGGCAACAGCTGCGGAGCGCCAGGGCTGAAGCCGCCCGCGTCCAGAACCTGGCCCAGACCTTGCGCCAGGGCGTGGAGATGCTCCAGCAACTGGGCAAAACGCCGCTTACCGGCCCCCAGGGAGAGCAGGGCACGGCCCTGGACGGTCTGGCGGAGCTGCTCCGCGGCAGGGATAACGCGGCCGCGCCTCCCGGCGGCCGTCCCCCGGCGCGGCGTGCGCCCGAAACCCCGGCGGCGCGGGGCGACGCGGAGGCCCGCTGA
- a CDS encoding GNAT family N-acetyltransferase, which yields MSGFFYAPAPDQATRDQIFCRMAAEGLLGCAMSAFAAPTLEDWRRATNPALGLLLCCWPAAGERSPAAMLACALFSPRRGKVWEFDFTTFRAAARLAVPMARRGLAWAFAHLDCAAVLGLCPAPNRHAWRLARACGFRVLARLPQACRHARKNRFVDGVLVCCTPSDLRNANPKEVVMGFGGGSASTPSVPEVTPTPKQEVQKPVTEAATAARQTQKDKAARAAGLYAAVHTSPLNRAETTRKTLLGQ from the coding sequence ATGTCCGGATTTTTTTACGCGCCCGCCCCGGACCAGGCCACGCGCGACCAGATTTTTTGCCGCATGGCGGCAGAGGGGCTGCTGGGCTGCGCCATGAGCGCCTTTGCCGCGCCGACCCTGGAAGATTGGCGGCGCGCGACAAACCCGGCCCTGGGCCTGCTGCTCTGCTGCTGGCCGGCGGCCGGGGAGCGCAGTCCCGCCGCCATGCTGGCCTGCGCGCTGTTCTCCCCGCGGCGGGGCAAGGTCTGGGAATTTGACTTCACCACCTTCCGGGCCGCGGCGCGCCTGGCCGTGCCCATGGCCCGGCGTGGTCTGGCCTGGGCCTTCGCCCACCTGGACTGCGCGGCCGTGCTGGGCCTGTGCCCTGCGCCCAACCGGCACGCCTGGCGCCTGGCCCGGGCCTGCGGCTTCCGCGTGCTGGCCAGGCTGCCGCAAGCCTGCCGCCATGCCCGGAAAAACCGTTTTGTGGATGGCGTGCTGGTCTGCTGCACGCCGTCGGATTTGCGCAACGCCAACCCCAAGGAGGTTGTTATGGGATTCGGAGGAGGCTCCGCCAGCACGCCCAGCGTGCCTGAGGTTACGCCCACGCCCAAGCAGGAGGTGCAGAAGCCCGTCACCGAGGCGGCCACGGCCGCCCGCCAGACGCAGAAGGACAAAGCCGCCCGCGCGGCCGGGCTGTATGCCGCCGTGCATACCAGCCCGCTCAACCGCGCGGAAACCACCCGCAAAACCCTGCTGGGGCAATGA
- a CDS encoding terminase large subunit domain-containing protein, which produces MLHIIPYTPRPLQWRFHQERTRFCVLLCHRRFGKTVAAVNDLIRQALLSGREDWRAAYCAPYFSQAKQVAWDYLKKFASPVPGVRFNESELRCDLPTGGRIRLLGTENAQALRGLYLDDLVLDEPADMPRQVWSQVLRPMLADRQGRALFCGTPHGTDNLLYDVWQQAGADQGGLWSRFRFPASQTGYLPQAELEAARRSMEAAEYAQEFECSFAAAVRGAYYAPLMDAAEREGRVAPLPAAPELPVHTAWDLGMDDATAIWFFQVEPSGTWRFVDYYEASGEGLAHYVRVLEQKARPAGPAAPGEDLPGRGFRYGLHLAPQDIRVRELGTGQSRWECAARMGLRFSLAPALPLADGIDAVRRLLPRCWFDAAHCAVGIKALRAYRRQWRPGGGPSGGRGPLHDWASHGADALRYAATGFRPAAPASGGCRRARTSYDMFGEN; this is translated from the coding sequence ATGCTCCACATCATTCCCTACACGCCGCGTCCGTTGCAGTGGCGCTTCCATCAGGAGCGCACGCGTTTTTGCGTGCTGCTGTGTCACCGGCGCTTCGGCAAGACGGTGGCGGCGGTCAACGATCTGATCCGCCAGGCCCTGCTTTCCGGCCGGGAGGATTGGCGGGCGGCCTACTGCGCGCCGTATTTCAGCCAGGCCAAACAGGTGGCCTGGGACTACCTAAAAAAATTTGCCTCCCCTGTCCCAGGCGTCAGATTTAACGAATCCGAGCTGCGTTGCGATTTGCCCACGGGCGGGCGCATCCGGCTGCTGGGCACGGAAAACGCCCAGGCGCTGCGGGGCCTCTATCTGGACGATCTGGTGCTGGACGAGCCTGCGGACATGCCGCGCCAGGTCTGGAGCCAGGTGCTGCGGCCCATGCTGGCGGACCGCCAGGGCCGGGCCCTGTTCTGCGGCACGCCCCACGGCACGGACAACCTGCTCTACGACGTCTGGCAGCAGGCCGGCGCGGACCAAGGCGGGCTGTGGTCGCGCTTCCGTTTCCCCGCTTCACAGACGGGCTATCTGCCGCAGGCGGAGCTGGAGGCCGCCCGGCGGAGCATGGAGGCGGCGGAATACGCGCAGGAATTTGAGTGTTCCTTTGCCGCCGCCGTGCGCGGGGCCTACTACGCGCCCCTGATGGACGCGGCCGAGCGCGAAGGCCGCGTCGCGCCCCTGCCCGCGGCCCCGGAGCTGCCCGTACACACGGCCTGGGATCTGGGCATGGACGACGCCACAGCCATCTGGTTCTTCCAGGTGGAGCCTTCGGGAACCTGGCGGTTTGTGGACTACTACGAGGCATCGGGCGAGGGGCTGGCCCACTACGTCCGGGTGCTGGAGCAGAAGGCCCGCCCGGCGGGCCCGGCCGCGCCGGGGGAGGATCTGCCGGGCCGGGGCTTTCGCTACGGCCTGCACCTGGCCCCGCAGGATATCCGGGTGCGGGAGCTGGGCACGGGCCAGAGCCGCTGGGAGTGTGCGGCCCGCATGGGGCTGCGCTTCAGCCTGGCCCCGGCCCTGCCCCTGGCCGACGGCATCGACGCTGTGCGCCGCCTGTTGCCGCGCTGCTGGTTTGACGCGGCACACTGCGCTGTGGGGATCAAGGCCCTGCGGGCTTACCGGCGGCAATGGCGGCCGGGCGGCGGCCCTTCCGGCGGCCGGGGCCCCCTGCACGACTGGGCCAGCCACGGGGCCGACGCCCTGCGCTATGCGGCCACGGGCTTTCGTCCCGCCGCGCCCGCTTCCGGCGGCTGCCGCCGGGCCAGAACCAGTTATGACATGTTCGGAGAAAACTGA
- a CDS encoding DUF2730 family protein: MPIDLFSSTGASLLVLAVQALFAWALWSLRRAFVRQDDYLLHLQREARREAAINRRLAGLENGLHAIPGAAALTGLQNELTALRGDLQALSARMSGLDRLLTRLEHGLERQEDRLHGLPARRQPYSSAAAGARR; the protein is encoded by the coding sequence ATGCCCATCGATCTCTTTTCTTCCACCGGCGCAAGCCTGCTGGTGCTGGCGGTACAGGCCCTGTTCGCCTGGGCCCTCTGGAGCCTGCGCCGGGCTTTTGTTCGCCAGGACGACTATCTGCTCCACCTCCAGCGCGAGGCGCGACGCGAAGCCGCCATCAACCGCCGCCTGGCCGGGCTGGAAAACGGCCTGCACGCCATTCCGGGCGCGGCCGCCCTTACCGGCCTGCAGAACGAGCTTACCGCCCTGCGCGGCGATCTGCAGGCCCTCAGCGCCCGCATGAGCGGCCTGGATCGCCTGCTCACCCGCCTGGAACACGGCCTGGAGCGGCAGGAAGACCGCCTCCACGGTCTGCCCGCCCGGCGGCAGCCTTACAGCAGCGCCGCCGCCGGGGCCCGGCGCTGA